One window of Mangrovibacterium diazotrophicum genomic DNA carries:
- a CDS encoding HAD hydrolase-like protein, with protein MANFTHLIFDLDGTLINSKPGLLNALRFVLKQMGLDHDPDEIIDRLIGPPIQQGMKEVLGFNEKQIEISSRLFREYYGERGMYEGEVYAGLKLLLEELVEQGVKLYVATSKHEVFLSTILRHFELDRYFDDTEGAEGSELQTKAELITNLMDRNRLKSSHAIAMIGDTKFDVVGGKANELTTIAVDYGFGDSAELKQMEPDYFADDVDDLTEILLG; from the coding sequence ATGGCCAATTTCACACATCTTATTTTCGATCTCGACGGTACATTGATAAACTCAAAACCGGGTTTGCTGAATGCACTTCGCTTTGTTTTAAAGCAGATGGGACTGGATCACGACCCGGATGAAATTATCGATCGGTTAATTGGTCCGCCTATTCAGCAAGGGATGAAGGAGGTTTTGGGCTTCAACGAAAAGCAAATCGAAATTAGTTCACGTTTGTTTCGTGAATACTACGGTGAACGCGGAATGTATGAAGGTGAAGTTTATGCCGGGCTTAAACTTTTGCTGGAAGAGTTGGTGGAGCAGGGGGTAAAATTATATGTTGCCACCTCGAAACACGAGGTTTTCCTGTCGACGATTTTAAGGCATTTTGAATTGGACCGATACTTCGACGATACAGAGGGTGCCGAAGGTAGTGAGCTGCAAACCAAGGCCGAGTTAATCACAAACCTCATGGATCGAAACCGGTTGAAATCGTCGCATGCGATTGCGATGATCGGTGATACCAAATTTGATGTTGTTGGCGGGAAAGCCAACGAGCTGACCACGATTGCCGTTGATTACGGATTTGGCGATTCAGCAGAGCTGAAACAAATGGAGCCCGACTATTTTGCAGACGACGTGGATGATCTAACTGAAATACTGTTGGGTTAA
- a CDS encoding inositol monophosphatase family protein: MQLTDHDLQMLREAATSAALKAGNLISSYATKELDVKRKGTGDSLASDVVTEVDVMAQEIILGMLEKVTKIYDLGTLGEESEDNRERFEKDYFWAIDPIDGTLPFINREHGYSTSIALVSKEGEPVIGVILDPMTGNLYYAVKGQGAFFCGLPWKVEEQTDAPLSFLNGKSMLDYPLKDTILSEMETVSQKLGYTGMTTQFQGGAALIACWVLEKAPACYFYLPKKIEGGGSIWDFAASACIFKEAGAWISDIYGNPLDLNRAYSTFMNHRGVVYATSEKLAKEIIAVGKKLIE, encoded by the coding sequence ATGCAATTAACCGATCACGATTTGCAAATGCTGCGCGAAGCAGCCACTTCTGCGGCCCTGAAAGCCGGAAACCTGATTTCCTCTTACGCCACTAAAGAGCTCGATGTAAAACGGAAAGGAACCGGCGATTCGCTGGCTTCCGACGTGGTAACCGAAGTTGACGTGATGGCACAAGAGATCATCCTCGGAATGCTCGAAAAAGTGACGAAAATTTACGATTTGGGTACATTGGGAGAAGAAAGTGAGGACAACCGCGAACGCTTCGAGAAGGACTATTTCTGGGCTATCGATCCCATCGATGGAACGCTGCCGTTTATCAATCGTGAACACGGTTATTCGACCTCTATCGCCCTGGTTTCAAAAGAAGGCGAACCGGTTATCGGGGTCATTCTCGATCCCATGACCGGCAATCTGTATTACGCCGTGAAAGGACAGGGTGCTTTTTTCTGCGGCCTACCCTGGAAGGTTGAAGAACAAACCGATGCGCCATTGAGCTTCCTCAACGGTAAAAGCATGCTGGACTATCCGTTAAAAGACACCATCCTGAGTGAGATGGAAACGGTGAGCCAAAAACTGGGCTACACAGGAATGACCACCCAGTTTCAGGGCGGCGCGGCACTGATTGCCTGCTGGGTTCTAGAAAAAGCCCCAGCCTGTTACTTCTATTTACCAAAGAAAATTGAAGGTGGCGGAAGCATTTGGGATTTTGCCGCCAGTGCCTGTATTTTCAAGGAAGCCGGTGCCTGGATCAGCGACATCTACGGCAATCCACTCGATCTGAACCGCGCCTATTCAACCTTTATGAACCACCGTGGTGTGGTTTATGCAACTAGCGAGAAACTGGCTAAGGAGATTATTGCGGTTGGAAAGAAGCTGATTGAGTAG
- a CDS encoding phosphotransferase, whose translation MNDHFLSTLKQVTGTEDLGRTENIQNLWSGYGKIIRYNLKNAPEKSVVVKHVRLLDGSKNPREWNSDLSHERKLKSYRVESYWYQNYSKKCDEHCRVANCLAVEHYGDEVLMVLEDLDDAGFPKRKDRVTWNEVEICLEWLANFHATFLGEKPEGLWETGTYWHLETRHEELEVLKDLELKEAAEIIDQKLSETAFPTFVHGDAKLANFCFSADGKSVAAVDFQYVGGGCGMKDVAYFIGSCMLEEDCEVLESQILNTYFIALQQALTRLEKQVDFVALEKDWRALYYVAWTDFHRFLKGWSPGHWKINSYSERISRKVISELTTL comes from the coding sequence ATGAACGATCATTTTCTCTCAACACTCAAGCAGGTAACAGGGACCGAAGATTTGGGACGAACTGAGAACATTCAGAATCTTTGGAGTGGTTACGGAAAAATCATCCGGTACAATTTGAAAAATGCTCCGGAGAAGTCGGTCGTCGTCAAACACGTGCGACTATTGGATGGCAGTAAAAACCCCCGCGAATGGAACAGCGATCTCTCACACGAGCGCAAGTTAAAATCGTACCGGGTTGAAAGTTACTGGTACCAAAACTACAGTAAGAAATGTGACGAACATTGTCGCGTTGCCAATTGTCTGGCCGTAGAGCATTACGGCGACGAGGTACTGATGGTTTTGGAAGACTTGGACGACGCCGGATTTCCGAAACGCAAGGATCGGGTTACCTGGAACGAAGTGGAGATTTGCCTGGAATGGCTGGCCAACTTCCATGCTACTTTTCTGGGTGAAAAACCGGAGGGATTGTGGGAAACCGGTACCTATTGGCACTTGGAAACCCGTCATGAAGAACTGGAGGTGCTCAAGGACCTGGAGCTAAAAGAAGCTGCAGAAATAATCGATCAAAAACTGAGTGAAACGGCCTTCCCGACTTTCGTTCATGGTGATGCCAAACTGGCCAACTTTTGTTTTTCAGCCGATGGTAAATCGGTTGCAGCAGTCGATTTCCAATATGTTGGCGGTGGCTGCGGCATGAAGGATGTTGCCTACTTTATCGGCAGTTGCATGCTCGAAGAAGACTGCGAAGTGTTGGAAAGTCAAATTTTGAATACCTACTTCATCGCCTTGCAACAGGCTTTGACCAGGTTGGAGAAACAGGTTGATTTCGTTGCTCTGGAAAAGGATTGGCGGGCATTGTACTATGTTGCCTGGACCGATTTCCACCGCTTCCTGAAAGGTTGGAGTCCCGGCCATTGGAAAATCAACAGCTACAGCGAACGAATCAGCCGGAAAGTGATTTCTGAATTGACCACCCTCTAA